A stretch of the Uranotaenia lowii strain MFRU-FL chromosome 3, ASM2978415v1, whole genome shotgun sequence genome encodes the following:
- the LOC129752323 gene encoding uncharacterized protein LOC129752323, whose translation MPKTKSDERVEDAIIRRKAILTNLSDVERFTREFNVDRDVGRLQVRQDLVDRIYDQFQKTQTVIEKWDGSDRLEMRLAERSTIEERFCEVKAFLLNNIPERLSSTTSSEPTVPARTAMFHLRLPKIDLPRFDGDFSRWLSFRDTFKSMVHSNPDVPAVAKLQYLLQSLEGEAKKPFESVNVEADSYLITWEALMKRYDNQRYLKRQLFRAMYDLQPLREESSKDLHTLTDDFDRHVKAMAKLSEPVGYWDTPLVNLLCYKLDPTTLRAWEEKTSDLRDITYQELIDFLYSRAMMLRTIVTEEQRNLQTIPARMTDSQPKKAFRLVANPVASDPKTDLPVCVVCSERHHLFRCRKFASFSPYNRRQVVTSHRLCWNCFNSGHLARNCSSRHTCRFCSGKHHSLLHDAIKTSFFNSLPEPTSLLPNSSLPAPQRSTVPPDADPQPSTSSQQVCMTVQASNSTVLLETVMLLVVDSTGKEIPARALLDSASMCSFMTKKLANTLDLHRSTVDIAVSGIGESSKQIKRQLTAKIRSTVTKYATELDFLILKRPTVCLPTVKMDVAAWKIPDVDLADPHFFIPADIDLVVGGEVYHELHGGRKISLGNEMPTLVETVFGWAVSGSVPINSSETPRLCHLTTIDRDQEQSTERFWELESLLPSQALSAEETKCEEVFSATTIRDSSGRFVFRLPLTSDPLVRVEESRSIAECRFQSLVRRLKRDPATREAYVCFMADYERLGHMIKLTDPVDDSVPHCYLPHHPVFKESSTSTKVRVVFDASCKTSTGYSINDMQLVGPTIQDDLLSIIMRFRTYPIALVADIEKMYRQIQLHLDNSPFLATLASTGRLPSSSQWRYIRTKLDLDGVIRIRRVLANATVPEATMHQIVLLAKHPL comes from the coding sequence ATGCCGAAAACCAAGTCAGACGAAAGAGTGGAGGATGCCATCATTCGTCGCAAGGCTATTCTGACAAACCTATCGGATGTGGAAAGGTTTACGAGAGAGTTCAACGTGGATCGTGATGTTGGGCGCCTCCAAGTTCGACAAGATCTAGTTGATAGGATCTACGACCAATTCCAGAAAACGCAAACCGTCATCGAGAAGTGGGATGGGTCAGACCGGCTCGAAATGCGTTTGGCTGAGAGATCGACCATCGAGGAAAGGTTTTGTGAGGTGAAAGCATTCCTGTTGAACAACATCCCAGAAAGGTTGAGTAGTACCACATCATCCGAGCCGACCGTACCAGCCAGGACAGCTATGTTTCACCTACGCTTGCCCAAAATAGATTTGCCGAGGTTCGATGGTGATTTTTCACGATGGTTGTCGTTCCGAGACACGTTCAAGTCTATGGTGCATTCGAATCCAGACGTTCCAGCGGTTGCAAAGCTGCAGTACCTCCTACAGAGTCTAGAAGGCGAAGCCAAGAAACCTTTTGAGTCCGTGAACGTTGAGGCTGACAGTTATCTCATCACTTGGGAAGCGTTGATGAAGAGGTATGATAACCAGCGGTATCTGAAACGACAGCTCTTCAGGGCAATGTATGACCTCCAACCTTTGAGAGAGGAGTCTTCGAAGGATCTTCATACCTTGACAGATGACTTTGATCGCCACGTGAAGGCCATGGCTAAACTGAGTGAGCCGGTAGGTTACTGGGATACTCCACTAGTGAATCTACTGTGCTACAAACTGGATCCAACGACACTTCGAGCCTGGGAGGAGAAAACAAGCGACCTGAGAGACATCACTTACCAAGAGTTGATCGATTTCCTGTATTCTCGAGCGATGATGCTGAGGACGATCGTCACAGAAGAACAGCGCAACCTGCAAACGATTCCAGCGAGGATGACGGATTCCCAACCGAAGAAGGCGTTCCGATTAGTGGCCAATCCTGTTGCGTCTGATCCAAAAACCGATTTACCCGTGTGCGTAGTATGTTCCGAACGACACCATCTATTTCGCTGTAGGAAATTCGCCAGCTTCTCTCCCTACAACCGACGGCAAGTTGTCACATCCCATCGTTTGTGTTGGAATTGTTTCAATTCCGGCCATTTAGCTCGAAACTGTTCCTCCAGACACACTTGTCGTTTTTGCAGTGGAAAGCATCACTCTCTCCTCCACGATGCAATCAAGACCAGCTTTTTCAATTCGCTACCGGAACCAACGTCGCTACTGCCGAATTCGTCCCTACCAGCTCCGCAGCGCAGTACCGTTCCTCCAGATGCAGATCCGCAACCATCAACTTCGAGCCAACAAGTATGTATGACTGTTCAGGCATCAAACAGTACAGTTTTACTAGAAACGGTGATGCTTTTGGTGGTTGACAGTACGGGGAAGGAAATTCCGGCGCGAGCGCTACTGGATTCTGCTAGTATGTGCAGCTTCATGACGAAGAAGTTGGCCAACACTCTCGATCTCCACCGTTCTACCGTTGACATTGCCGTTTCCGGGATTGGTGAGTCATCCAAGCAGATCAAGCGCCAGTTAACAGCAAAGATTCGTTCAACTGTCACCAAGTATGCAACGGAGCTAGATTTCTTGATCCTGAAAAGGCCAACAGTCTGTCTACCGACTGTGAAAATGGATGTCGCTGCTTGGAAAATTCCCGACGTTGACCTGGCTGATCCTCATTTCTTTATTCCTGCGGACATTGATCTCGTCGTTGGCGGAGAAGTGTATCACGAACTTCATGGCGGCAGAAAGATTTCCCTCGGCAATGAGATGCCGACTCTAGTTGAGACTGTATTTGGTTGGGCTGTATCCGGATCGGTTCCAATAAATTCCTCCGAAACTCCCCGGTTATGCCATCTTACGACCATCGATCGAGACCAAGAACAATCCACCGAAAGGTTTTGGGAACTGGAATCTCTGTTGCCGTCTCAAGCTCTGTCAGCTGAAGAAACAAAGTGTGAAGAAGTGTTCAGTGCTACCACCATTCGCGATTCGTCCGGTCGTTTCGTTTTTAGATTGCCACTCACTAGTGATCCCCTGGTACGTGTTGAAGAATCCAGATCCATCGCCGAGTGCCGCTTCCAAAGTCTAGTGAGGAGACTTAAGCGAGATCCTGCCACTCGAGAAGCCTACGTTTGTTTCATGGCCGACTACGAACGTTTGGGTCACATGATCAAGTTGACTGATCCAGTAGACGACTCTGTCCCCCACTGCTATCTACCACATCATCCAGTCTTCAAGGAGTCAAGCACAAGCACCAAGGTCCGTGTTGTTTTTGACGCTTCGTGCAAGACATCAACCGGTTACTCCATCAACGATATGCAGTTGGTGGGACCTACTATCCAGGACGATCTGCTGTCGATCATTATGCGCTTCCGAACCTACCCAATCGCACTCGTAGCCGACATTGAGAAGATGTACCGCCAAATACAACTGCACCTGGACAACTCACCATTTTTAGCCACCCTTGCATCGACCGGCCGTCTTCCATCTTCATCGCAGTGGAGGTACATCCGCACAAAACTGGATTTGGATGGAGTTATTCGGATTAGAAGAGTTCTGGCCAACGCAACCGTTCCAGAAGCTACGATGCATCAAATTGTTCTGCTCGCGAAACACCCACTTTAA